DNA from Mycobacterium bourgelatii:
GATGAATCGCTGGTGGCAGATCCGTATCCGTATTTCGACCATCTGCGTTCCAAATGCCCTGTCACACAGGCGACACCGATGAACGTCTTAGCGGTTACCGGATACGACGAGGCCATGGCGGTTTACCGGAACCCGGCGTTCTCGTCGTGCAATTCCTTGGCCGGTCCGTTCTCCGGGTTGCCGATCAGTCCGGACGGTGGCGACGACGTCACAGAGTTGATCGAGCAGCATCGCCACCTAGCGCCCATGGCCGAACACATCTCGAATCAGGATCCGCCGCTACACACCAGGACCAGAGGTCTGCTGAACAAGTTGCTCACGCCGAAGCGCCTCAAGGAGAACGAGGACTTCATGTGGCGATTGGCCGACCAGCAACTCGACACGTTCATCAAGCGAGGCAGTTGCGAGTTCTTGGCAGATTATGCGAAGCCGTTCGCGCTGCTGGTGGTTGCCGATTTGCTAGGTGTCCCAGTCGAAGATCGTGATGAATTCCAGGTCGTGTTCGGACAGCAGATCGCCGGGGAACTGGGCGAGGGCACGACGGCTCACAATCCCCTGGAGTGGCTCGACGAAAAGTTCTACTCCTACATCGAGAACCGTAGGCGTGAACCGCGCGGCGATGTCCTCACCGAGTTGGCGCAAGCCAAATACGAAGACGGATCGACCCCGGACATCGAAGACGTCATGCACGTGTCCACATTCCTGTTCGCGGCCGGCACTGAGACGACGACGAAACTCGTGAGTGCAGCCGTGCGGATCATCGGCGAGGATCCGCAAATTCAAGCATCCCTCCGCGAAGATCGAAGCAAAATTCCTGCTTTCCTCGAGGAGACGTTGCGTATGGAGAGTCCGGTAAAAGCCCATTTCAGGCTCGCGCGTACTACGACGACCGTCGGTGACGTAGAGGTGCCCGCGGGCACGACGGTCATGTTGCTGCCGGGGGCGTGCAATCGCGACGAACGAAAGTTCAACGATCCCAACACGTTTAGACCTGACCGACCAAATGTACGGGAACAGATCGCTTTCATCCGAGGCCCCCACTCCTGTCCAGGCGCCCCCTTAGCCCGAGCAGAGGCGCGGATCTCGACGAACCGAATCCTCGACCGCCTGGGCGACATTGCGATCTCTGAGGAGCATCACGGGCCGGCAAGCCAGCGTCACTACGATTACGAACCCACTTTCATCCTGCGCGGCCTACGCGAGTTGTACGTGACGTTCACACCGCTCGACTGAGTGCTATCGGTGGCGACGAGAGATCGCCCGAAATGACTGCTATACCCGCTTCGCCAGAACTGCAAGAGGTTTCAGACGAGCGCTCGGTTGCTAAGCCGCGCTCGGGGGCGATGATGGCTGCGGTTGCACCCGCTGCGGGGCCCTAGACACGGTGGGCGGCCAGACGGTGCTGGGTGTGCGAACGGTTCAGTACTTCACCGTGACTTGTCCACGAGACCGTGGAATTCTCAAACGGAGGGGCGTTCACGGCAAGCATCGCGGTGCTGCCGGCGTTACGATCCCCGTCGTGTCGCTCTGCCGATCCAATCACTGTCCTGCCAGGGCAATCCGGCGCTGAATCGTTGTCGGGCGCTGCGAACGGGTTGGTGATCATCCGCCAAAGCGCTCCGTTCATCGCTGCGACCCTGCTCTGGGCGGCCGTGTCGTCGTCGGGCAGCGCCGATCTCGGCTCACCACGATGCGTGAGGAAGTGGACGCGAGGGCGATGATGGGCGTATCGGTGATCAGGCGTCTGGTGGCCCGCGGTTCGCGGCGGTCATCGCCGTCGGTTCGGCTGGGTCCACGGCTGCTGGAATCTCCTGCGCCACGGGCCTTTGAGGTGAGCCCGTCGTAGTGGTCCAGTCGTTGTGGGACTCTGATGCCCGAGTGTTCGGGCAGGAAGAATCGACGACGACATGGCAACGAACAAGCGCCGGCGGCACACGCCGGATCAGATCATCCGCAAGCTCGCCGAGGGCAACAAGCTCCTTGGAACCGGGCAGCAACTCAGCGAAGTGTGTCGCCACCTCGAGATCACCGAGTCGACCTGGCATCGCTGGGTCGCCCAGTACGGCGGGATGAAGGCCAGCGACGCCAAACGCCTCAAGGAACTTGAGGCCGAGAACGCCAGGCTCAAGAAGCTGGTCGCCAACCAGGCCCTTGACATCGACATGCTCAAGGAGATCTCGTCGGGAAACTTCTGACCCCGAACCGCAAGCGCAGCGCCGCGGCGATGCTGCGCGAGCGGTTCGGGGTCTCCGAACGGCGGGCGTGCGCGGTGGTCGGCATCCACCGTTCCACCATGCGTCTGCAACCAGCGCCGATCAGCGATGAGGAGGCCCAGTTGCGGGCCTGGCTACGCGCGTTCTCCACCCAGCGGCCCCGCTGGGGATGGCGCCGTGCTGCGATCGCGGCACGGCGAGCTGGCTGGAAGGTCAACAACAAGCGCATCCGCCGCCTGTGGCGCGAGGAAGGCCTGCGGGTTCCGCAGCGCCGCAGGAAGAAACGCTTGACCGGCATCGGTGCGCAGGTCGGGGCGATGTGCCCGATCCGCCCGAATGCGATCTGGGCGATGGATTTTCAGTTCGACACCACCGCCGACGGACGAACGTTGAAGATGCTCAACGTAATCGATGAGTTCACCCGCGAAGCCCTGGCGATCGAGGTCGACCGGGCCATCAACGCCGACGGCGTGGTCGACGTCCTTGACCGTCTGGCCCTGATGCATGGGGCACCGGCCTACGTGCGGTTCGACAACGGACCCGAGTTCATCGCCCATGCTGTCAACGACTGGTGCCGCTTCAACGGCACCGGCTCGCTATTCATCGATCCCGGAGCCCCCTGGCAGAACGCCTGGATCGAGTCATTCAACGGCCGACTGCGCGACGAGCTACTCAACTCCTGGCGCTTCGACTCCCTGCAAGAAGCCCAAATCATCATCGAAGATTGGAGAATCGACTACAACGCCAACCGGCCTCACTCCGCCCACAATGGGCTCACCCCAGCCGAGTTCGCCCTACAGTGGACCACGACCCACCAACCGCAAGCCGCATAGCGACTGGACCATCAAACGGGTCCCCCTCACCTTCATGGGATCGAGACGCTTCGAGCAGGGTGCGGTCCCGCAGTTGCGAAGACCGATGTCTTTCCCGACACAACACTCGTAACCGCGACTCACCACGTAGTTCGGCTCTAATCCGATGGTGCCGAAACGGCAGCCCACCCTCGTATTGGGTTGTCAGAAGTTTTCGTCGAACACACAGTTCCCAGGTATCCGCATCTCCGTTATGACCTGCAATGCCTGTTGACTCGAAACTCCATACCGATTTGAAAGATTGTCGATGATTCGACCATCTGACCAGCCTAGTAAAATGTCCTCGCAGGCATTGGTGGTGATTGGACTGTCGTGATTCGGAGTAATATCCGCCTTGCAGTTAGGGGAGAATCCGACGGCAAATGAAGCGGCGGTAAGGGCACTAGCGACAAGCATCCCAGTCGTCTTGTAGGTCTTGATCGGCCCGCGCATTCTTATGAGAATACCGATCCTCGCACCCTCGAGTGAGGTCTTTCCACCATGGAGGGTGTTTGCCTACAGGGATTCCCACCGGAGAGTGGTCGACGTCCAAGAACGTTCCTCCCAAGCCCCTGTGAGAACGTCTGGTGAAGCAGTACCGTCACTGTATGCGGCTAGGGATCGGTGGTGGCCTTTTTGGTGTCAGGGGAGGAATTTCAACTCGGGGGATCGGGGTCGGTGTTGGCCCCTTCTCGGCTGGCACATCGTGGAAAGGCGGCGGTTCACGCGGGAGAGGCGGCGGCGGCGGACTGCTGGCTCTGCTCCTAGGATTTGCAGTTATTTTCCTCGCTGTAGCGTGGCCGTATCTGTTAGGCACTTATATCGCTGTCCGATGTGGTGCAGAGGATCCATCCACGGTGCGGTTCGTGGTTGGCTGGTGTTTCGAGGTCATCTACATCGCTGGCCTGCTTGCGTTGTTTTTAACTACCCGAGATCGAAATGCTGTTTGGGCCGCTGAGGAAGCGCAGCGGACAGCTGAGGTGACCGCATCCGGCGTTGTTTATCAAACCCAGCACGGTCGATCGGTGGTCTATCGGCATGGCACGTGCACTGTGAACCATCGATCACCTGAGGCCGCCTCGAATTGTCGCAAATCCGAACTACGGTCAACCATCGTCGAGTCGCAACCGCCACGCCCGTATTCCCACAATGCTGTGACTGCAAAATCCCCGGCCACTAGACCCGCCGTTATCTGGCCCGCCGTCATCGTCGGTGTCGGCCTCATTGTGGGACTCGTGATTCTGCTCGCCGATCCGATCCACCGGATTCCTTCGCCTGCCGAGCAGGCCAGATCAAAACCCTGCCCCGTACCGATTTCAATTAACGACGCTCCCGCCAACATCACAAT
Protein-coding regions in this window:
- a CDS encoding Stk1 family PASTA domain-containing Ser/Thr kinase; protein product: MRFVVGWCFEVIYIAGLLALFLTTRDRNAVWAAEEAQRTAEVTASGVVYQTQHGRSVVYRHGTCTVNHRSPEAASNCRKSELRSTIVESQPPRPYSHNAVTAKSPATRPAVIWPAVIVGVGLIVGLVILLADPIHRIPSPAEQARSKPCPVPISINDAPANITMPDLVGQNAGSVETRLKGLGLTTVELSSANPKYKSVWVASNWTVVSTDPNPGCIVGPYNSVVVYVTKP
- a CDS encoding cytochrome P450, yielding MSDFEAVDFFSDESLVADPYPYFDHLRSKCPVTQATPMNVLAVTGYDEAMAVYRNPAFSSCNSLAGPFSGLPISPDGGDDVTELIEQHRHLAPMAEHISNQDPPLHTRTRGLLNKLLTPKRLKENEDFMWRLADQQLDTFIKRGSCEFLADYAKPFALLVVADLLGVPVEDRDEFQVVFGQQIAGELGEGTTAHNPLEWLDEKFYSYIENRRREPRGDVLTELAQAKYEDGSTPDIEDVMHVSTFLFAAGTETTTKLVSAAVRIIGEDPQIQASLREDRSKIPAFLEETLRMESPVKAHFRLARTTTTVGDVEVPAGTTVMLLPGACNRDERKFNDPNTFRPDRPNVREQIAFIRGPHSCPGAPLARAEARISTNRILDRLGDIAISEEHHGPASQRHYDYEPTFILRGLRELYVTFTPLD
- a CDS encoding IS3 family transposase (programmed frameshift), which encodes MATNKRRRHTPDQIIRKLAEGNKLLGTGQQLSEVCRHLEITESTWHRWVAQYGGMKASDAKRLKELEAENARLKKLVANQALDIDMLKEIFVGKLLTPNRKRSAAAMLRERFGVSERRACAVVGIHRSTMRLQPAPISDEEAQLRAWLRAFSTQRPRWGWRRAAIAARRAGWKVNNKRIRRLWREEGLRVPQRRRKKRLTGIGAQVGAMCPIRPNAIWAMDFQFDTTADGRTLKMLNVIDEFTREALAIEVDRAINADGVVDVLDRLALMHGAPAYVRFDNGPEFIAHAVNDWCRFNGTGSLFIDPGAPWQNAWIESFNGRLRDELLNSWRFDSLQEAQIIIEDWRIDYNANRPHSAHNGLTPAEFALQWTTTHQPQAA